One genomic window of Notamacropus eugenii isolate mMacEug1 chromosome 6, mMacEug1.pri_v2, whole genome shotgun sequence includes the following:
- the LOC140511594 gene encoding olfactory receptor 4B1-like gives MAITNSVTQLIFTGLFQNQEAQRVSFVVFLLMYLATMFGNGLIILTVNSSESLSSPMYFFLSHFSFVEICYSSTIVPKFLCGLLADNKTISLNGCMAQIFFSHFFGVAEILLLTVMAYDRYVAICKPLHYMTIMSRSVCHVLVFGSWLGGMFHSVIQFLITVQLPFCGPNVIDHYFCDLYPLFKLACTDTFVAGIIVLSDSGLFSVVSFLFLISSYIVILVHLRNQSAEGRSKALSTCASHITVVLLFFGPATFLYLRPSSTFTEDKLVAVFYTVITPVLNPIIYTLRNTEVKNAMKRVWRKQADLSRE, from the coding sequence ATGGCTATTACAAACAGTGTGACACAGTTAATATTCACGGGGCTTTTCCAGAATCAAGAAGCACAAAGGGTTTCTTTTGTGGTGTTTCTTCTAATGTACCTGGCCACAATGTTTGGCAATGGCCTCATCATCTTAACTGTCAACTCTAGCGAGAGCCTGAGCTcccccatgtacttcttccttaGCCACTTTTCCTTTGTAGAGATCTGCTACTCCTCCACTATTGTTCCTAAATTCCTTTGTGGCTTATTGGCTGATAATAAAACCATTTCTTTGAATGGCTGCATGGCCCAgatctttttctctcatttctttggaGTTGCTGAGATCCTCCTGCTCACAGTGATGGCCTATGACCGATATGTGGCCATTTGCAAACCTCTGCACTACATGACCATCATGAGCCGTTCCGTGTGTCATGTGCTGGTGTTTGGCTCCTGGCTAGGGGGCATGTTCCACTCTGTGATTCAGTTTCTCATCACTGTCCAATTGCCCTTCTGTGGTCCCAATGTGATTGACCATTATTTCTGTGACCTCTATCCCTTGTTCAAGCTTGCCTGTACTGATACTTTTGTGGCGGGGATTATTGTGTTATCTGATAGTGGTTTGTTCTCTGTGGTTTCATTTCTGTTCTTGATTTCTTCTTATATTGTTATTTTGGTTCACTTGAGAAACCAGTCTGCAGAGGGGAGAAGCAAGGCGCTCTCCACTTGTGCCTCCCACATCACTGTTGTCCTCTTATTCTTTGGTCCTGCTACCTTTCTCTACTTGCGGCCCTCTTCCACCTTCACTGAAGACAAACTTGTGGCTGTGTTCTACACAGTGATTACTCCAGTGCTGAACCCCATTATTTATACCTTGAGAAATACAGAAGTGAAGAATGCCATGAAGAGGGTGTGGAGAAAGCAAGCGGACTTGAGCAGGGAATGa
- the LOC140511593 gene encoding olfactory receptor 4B1-like: MAITNNVTQLVFVGLFQDQEAQRVSFVVFLPVYVATMLGNGLIILTLNTSKSLSSPMYFFLSHLSLVEICYSSTIVPKFLSGLLAENKTISLDGCMTQIFFFHFFGVAEILLLTVMAYDRYVAICKPLHYMTIMSRSVCHVLVFSSWLGGMFHSVIQILITVQLPFCGPHVIDHYFCDLYPLFKLACTDTFVAGIIVFSDSGLFAVISFLFLISSYVVILVHLRNQSAEGRRKALSTCASHITVVLLFFGPGTFLYLRPSSTFTEDKLVSVFYTVVTPMLNPIIYTLRNAEVKNAMKRLWRKKVNLRGE; this comes from the coding sequence ATGGCTATTACAAACAATGTGACACAGTTAGTATTCGTGGGGCTCTTCCAGGATCAAGAAGCACAGAGAGTTTCTTTTGTGGTGTTTCTTCCCGTGTACGTGGCCACAATGTTGGGCAATGGCCTCATCATCTTGACTCTCAACACCAGCAAGAGCCTGAGTTcccccatgtacttcttccttaGCCACCTTTCTTTAGTAGAGATCTGTTACTCATCTACTATTGTTCCTAAATTCCTTTCTGGCTTATTGGCTGAGAATAAAACCATTTCTTTGGATGGCTGCATGACCCAGatctttttcttccacttctttggAGTTGCTGAGATCCTCCTGCTCACAGTGATGGCCTATGACCGATATGTGGCCATCTGTAAACCCCTGCACTACATGACCATCATGAGCCGTTCCGTGTGTCATGTGCTGGTGTTTAGCTCCTGGCTAGGGGGCATGTTCCACTCTGTGATTCAGATTCTCATCACTGTCCAATTGCCCTTCTGTGGTCCCCATGTGATTGACCATTATTTCTGTGATCTCTATCCCTTATTCAAGCTTGCTTGTACTGATACTTTTGTGGCGGGGATTATTGTGTTTTCTGATAGTGGTTTATTTGCTGtaatttcctttctgttcttgATTTCTTCCTATGTTGTCATCTTGGTTCACTTGAGAAACCAGTCTGCAGAGGGGAGACGCAAGGCCCTCTCCACTTGTGCCTCCCACATCACTGTTGTCCTCTTATTCTTTGGTCCTGGCACCTTTCTCTACTTGAGGCCCTCTTCCACCTTCACTGAAGACAAACTTGTCTCTGTGTTCTACACTGTGGTTACTCCAATGTTGAATCCCATTATTTATACCTTGAGAAATGCAGAAGTGAAGAATGCCATGAAGAGGCTGTGGAGGAAAAAAGTGAACTTGAGAGGGGAATGA